Proteins from one Thaumasiovibrio subtropicus genomic window:
- a CDS encoding diphthine--ammonia ligase translates to MTKENKIRAAVLWTGGKDSALALHEARQQGYEICCLVTFAPKDPQFLAHSLPMMDMQAEALGLPHHILTIEAPFDQSYECHLKGLKDNLGIECVVTGDIAPVHGAPNWIRERCRPVDMAVHTPLWGRDRQTLLNDFIHCGLRIVITCVHTGWLDASWVGRTIDDAAIDDLCTVSEKNGLDLCGEQGEYHTMVVDGPDFGGAITVEGYAIGYQGDLAYMDIEALGFSMVCRQSEGDACK, encoded by the coding sequence ATGACCAAAGAAAACAAAATCCGAGCTGCTGTTCTATGGACGGGTGGTAAAGACTCAGCTTTAGCGCTGCATGAAGCAAGACAGCAAGGCTATGAGATCTGCTGCTTGGTCACTTTTGCACCCAAAGACCCACAGTTTCTCGCTCATTCTCTTCCCATGATGGATATGCAGGCGGAAGCACTGGGTTTACCTCATCATATCCTCACGATAGAAGCCCCGTTTGACCAAAGTTATGAGTGCCATCTTAAGGGGCTTAAAGATAACTTGGGTATCGAATGCGTTGTGACAGGAGATATTGCTCCAGTACACGGCGCGCCTAATTGGATTCGCGAGCGTTGTCGCCCGGTTGATATGGCGGTACATACGCCACTTTGGGGGCGAGATCGTCAGACATTGCTGAATGATTTTATTCATTGCGGGTTACGTATAGTGATCACATGCGTACATACCGGTTGGCTTGATGCCTCTTGGGTCGGACGAACCATTGATGATGCAGCCATTGATGACTTGTGTACGGTAAGCGAAAAGAACGGGCTGGATTTATGTGGTGAGCAGGGAGAGTACCACACCATGGTGGTGGATGGGCCCGATTTTGGTGGTGCAATCACTGTCGAAGGGTACGCTATCGGCTATCAGGGGGATTTGGCCTACATGGATATTGAGGCATTGGGCTTTTCGATGGTTTGTCGTCAAAGTGAAGGCGATGCCTGCAAATAA
- a CDS encoding substrate-binding periplasmic protein, protein MPIHALCIITLLTVFVSHTHAQQLKVAFGADKPPFVYEENGETKGIEIDIVSEALAYSGYSIETITTMPYNRLTVGIANGYADIVAGVQISSDNYYFSEPYVGFENYAITKESQNTAISAIPELKQYSVATWKNAHQHLGRLFEEIYSPKSDVEHKAYTEFVDQQAQVDFFLLNRADVLLIDISIFYWFRKQFIDNPELSDRTRDAVLNQGYVFHEIFPKTTQFYVNFADIKLRDDFNRGLRHLKESGRYKAIYDSYHQ, encoded by the coding sequence ATGCCAATCCACGCTCTCTGCATCATCACCTTGCTTACTGTTTTCGTCTCTCACACCCATGCCCAACAACTCAAAGTGGCATTTGGTGCTGACAAACCACCCTTTGTCTATGAAGAAAACGGCGAAACGAAAGGAATAGAAATTGATATCGTCAGCGAAGCGTTGGCGTACAGCGGATACAGTATTGAAACCATCACCACCATGCCCTACAACCGATTAACGGTAGGCATTGCCAATGGTTACGCCGATATCGTTGCGGGTGTGCAAATAAGTAGCGATAACTACTATTTTTCTGAACCTTATGTCGGATTTGAGAACTACGCGATTACCAAAGAAAGCCAAAACACAGCAATTAGTGCTATTCCCGAATTGAAGCAATACTCGGTCGCAACATGGAAAAATGCACACCAGCATCTAGGTCGCCTATTTGAAGAAATCTACTCGCCTAAATCCGATGTTGAACACAAGGCATACACCGAGTTCGTCGACCAACAAGCGCAAGTCGATTTCTTTTTGCTTAACCGAGCCGATGTCTTACTGATCGATATCTCGATCTTCTACTGGTTTAGAAAGCAGTTTATTGACAACCCTGAACTGAGCGACCGAACTCGCGATGCCGTATTAAATCAAGGCTATGTCTTCCATGAGATATTTCCGAAAACAACGCAGTTTTATGTCAACTTTGCCGACATCAAGCTGAGAGATGACTTCAATCGCGGTCTACGCCATTTAAAAGAGAGTGGTCGGTACAAAGCCATCTATGATAGCTATCATCAATAG
- a CDS encoding ABC1 kinase family protein, translated as MKKDSAVPQSRLQRIGKLGRLAGRIAGNVLADGAKELSRGRKPQLSDLLLTPKNASQVAQKLSQMRGAAMKVGQLLSMDGGDLLPAELSQCMAILREGANPMAHGQLVGVMEREWGAHWLETLSGFDLRPFAAASIGQVHKGYREDGQALAVKVQYPGVRESIDSDVDNVIALLRATGLLPKGVDLQPLIEEAKQQLHAETDYLREADMLHQYQQCVTGLAGFLLPEVEQALTTENVLAMTYVEGDPIESLEMADQAIRNSVVTRLYQLLFKELFEFHFMQTDPNFANYRYATASDKIVLLDFGASRAFSYQVVDGYRRLLIAGQSGNRAGMLAALRQIGFLSAPVSARQQALILDVFEIACEPLRIDGDFNFADHDLVQRMKALGEHISHDEWHSPPVDAMFIHRKIGGMYLLAARLKAQVNLKAIADVHLIGPKRKAS; from the coding sequence ATGAAAAAAGACAGTGCTGTGCCGCAGTCAAGACTACAACGGATAGGAAAGTTAGGGCGACTTGCGGGTAGAATTGCGGGTAATGTGTTGGCTGATGGCGCGAAAGAGCTAAGCCGTGGCCGTAAACCTCAGTTGAGTGATCTTCTGTTGACGCCCAAGAATGCCAGTCAGGTCGCTCAGAAATTGTCGCAAATGCGTGGTGCGGCGATGAAAGTCGGTCAGCTTCTGTCTATGGATGGGGGCGATTTACTGCCCGCCGAGCTTTCTCAATGTATGGCCATCCTACGTGAAGGCGCTAACCCGATGGCACATGGCCAACTGGTCGGTGTTATGGAGCGCGAGTGGGGAGCGCACTGGCTGGAGACACTGTCTGGATTTGATTTGCGGCCATTTGCCGCGGCGTCTATTGGACAAGTACACAAAGGGTATCGTGAAGATGGCCAAGCACTGGCGGTAAAGGTGCAATATCCGGGCGTGCGCGAGAGCATTGATAGCGATGTGGATAATGTCATTGCATTGCTCAGAGCAACAGGCTTACTGCCCAAAGGGGTTGATCTTCAGCCGTTAATTGAGGAAGCAAAACAGCAGCTACACGCTGAAACGGATTACCTCAGAGAAGCCGACATGCTTCATCAGTATCAGCAATGCGTCACAGGGTTGGCTGGCTTTTTACTGCCAGAGGTAGAACAAGCGCTGACCACAGAAAATGTACTCGCCATGACATATGTCGAAGGTGATCCTATTGAGTCATTGGAAATGGCTGACCAAGCGATTCGAAACAGCGTGGTGACGCGCCTCTACCAGCTCCTGTTTAAAGAACTGTTTGAGTTCCACTTCATGCAAACGGACCCCAATTTTGCCAATTATCGCTATGCAACAGCGTCGGATAAGATTGTGTTGTTGGATTTTGGCGCTTCACGGGCGTTTTCCTATCAAGTGGTTGATGGCTATCGCCGTTTACTGATTGCTGGACAATCGGGAAATCGAGCAGGAATGCTTGCGGCTTTGAGGCAGATTGGTTTTCTCTCCGCGCCTGTATCAGCGCGTCAACAGGCGCTGATTTTGGATGTGTTTGAGATTGCCTGTGAACCGCTGCGCATCGACGGCGATTTTAATTTTGCTGATCACGACTTAGTGCAAAGAATGAAAGCGCTTGGTGAGCATATAAGCCATGATGAGTGGCATTCGCCGCCTGTCGATGCGATGTTTATTCACCGAAAAATCGGCGGTATGTACTTGCTGGCTGCGCGGCTAAAGGCACAGGTGAACCTTAAAGCGATTGCTGATGTTCACCTGATAGGACCAAAACGCAAAGCGAGCTGA
- a CDS encoding fumarylacetoacetate hydrolase family protein, with product MPSITFANQERQPNSLLCIGRNYMAHIEELNNAVPEEMVFFFKPASSLSAVLNSQQGGEPLHYEAEICFLIEASAPIAVGIGLDLTKRATQQRLKERGLPWERAKAFSGAAVLSPFVSLQNIQLTSLRFELRIDDDLQQQGDYGLMINKPEEIFRELSHFIDLQDNDIVMTGTPKGVGQVVSGARYHVSLFSDDTLLLTHEWIAL from the coding sequence GTGCCAAGTATCACATTTGCCAATCAAGAGCGGCAGCCTAACTCACTATTGTGCATCGGTCGCAACTACATGGCGCACATCGAAGAGCTCAATAACGCCGTCCCTGAAGAAATGGTGTTCTTTTTCAAACCTGCCTCTTCTCTATCTGCTGTTTTGAACAGCCAACAAGGTGGCGAACCACTGCATTATGAAGCAGAAATCTGCTTTCTTATCGAAGCGAGCGCGCCCATCGCTGTCGGGATCGGCCTCGACCTGACAAAACGCGCGACACAACAACGACTCAAAGAAAGAGGATTACCTTGGGAGCGTGCTAAAGCATTTTCCGGTGCTGCCGTTTTGAGCCCATTTGTTTCACTACAGAACATTCAGCTCACAAGCCTGCGGTTTGAACTGAGAATTGATGACGACCTTCAGCAACAGGGCGACTACGGTTTAATGATCAATAAGCCCGAAGAGATTTTTCGTGAGCTGAGCCATTTCATCGACTTACAAGATAACGATATTGTGATGACAGGCACGCCCAAAGGCGTGGGCCAAGTGGTATCAGGGGCACGCTATCACGTCTCTCTGTTTAGCGATGACACACTTTTACTAACCCACGAATGGATAGCATTGTAG
- a CDS encoding GNAT family N-acetyltransferase: MEIKQDDLTGGEVIALLEEHLADMYATSPPESVHALDVNALKAPDITFFSGWRDGQLLGCVAIKMLSEHDAELKSMRTIHLARQAGVASGLLQHVLDFAKSQGILTVSLETGSEDYFLPARHLYEKFGFEYCGPFGNYQPDPYSKFMTKQL, encoded by the coding sequence ATGGAAATCAAACAAGATGATCTCACTGGCGGAGAAGTGATTGCGCTGTTAGAGGAGCATTTAGCGGACATGTATGCCACTTCGCCACCAGAGAGCGTACATGCACTTGATGTAAATGCCTTGAAAGCCCCGGATATCACCTTTTTTAGCGGATGGCGAGATGGGCAACTGCTAGGGTGTGTCGCGATAAAAATGCTCAGTGAGCATGATGCGGAATTGAAATCAATGCGAACCATCCATCTCGCTCGTCAGGCAGGGGTTGCTTCTGGGCTATTGCAGCATGTTCTCGATTTTGCGAAGTCCCAAGGTATCCTTACGGTGAGTTTAGAAACGGGGTCGGAGGATTACTTTCTACCGGCTCGACATCTCTACGAAAAGTTCGGCTTTGAATACTGTGGCCCGTTTGGCAATTATCAACCTGATCCTTACAGTAAGTTTATGACAAAGCAGCTTTAA
- a CDS encoding NUDIX domain-containing protein encodes MSASKYLKHLREKVGILPLMIPAVAAVILNERNELLLQRKTDGSWSLPAGMIEPKESPAQAIVREVYEETGLTAHVERILGVFGGEDYSFTYPNGDQVDYTIVLFKCRVEDENTAPRDRETESLEWFSKTSLPELALPYPLACLFAENTDGYFDKT; translated from the coding sequence ATGAGTGCAAGTAAGTACTTAAAGCATTTAAGAGAAAAAGTGGGGATCTTACCACTTATGATCCCAGCTGTTGCAGCGGTTATTTTGAACGAGCGCAATGAGCTATTGTTACAACGGAAAACCGATGGCTCATGGAGCCTACCGGCGGGGATGATCGAGCCAAAGGAATCGCCAGCACAAGCTATAGTGAGAGAAGTATACGAAGAAACGGGATTAACCGCACACGTTGAGCGCATTCTCGGGGTATTTGGGGGCGAAGACTATAGTTTCACTTATCCAAACGGCGACCAAGTTGACTACACCATTGTTCTATTTAAGTGTCGCGTAGAGGATGAAAATACGGCGCCGCGAGATAGAGAAACAGAAAGCTTAGAATGGTTTTCGAAAACGTCACTGCCCGAGCTGGCTCTGCCCTACCCGTTAGCATGTCTGTTTGCGGAAAATACGGATGGCTACTTTGACAAAACATAG
- a CDS encoding winged helix-turn-helix transcriptional regulator, translating into MHKRSICPLANCLDQIGDKWTLILLRDMYLGKQRYGDFLSSDEGITTNILASRLKEMLENGLIEKRAYQDKPVRYEYFLCDAGKQLLPVVQAMSQWAEQHISGCRQPPAAFYALSPDDLATK; encoded by the coding sequence ATGCACAAGCGTTCAATCTGCCCTCTTGCCAATTGCCTTGATCAAATTGGCGATAAATGGACACTTATTCTTCTCAGAGACATGTACTTAGGTAAGCAGCGCTATGGTGATTTCTTAAGTTCTGATGAGGGCATTACGACGAATATCTTAGCCAGCAGGCTTAAGGAGATGCTAGAGAATGGCTTAATTGAAAAACGGGCTTATCAAGATAAACCCGTACGATACGAGTACTTTCTTTGCGATGCAGGCAAACAACTCCTCCCTGTCGTGCAAGCCATGAGTCAGTGGGCTGAGCAGCACATCTCGGGCTGCCGCCAACCACCTGCCGCTTTTTACGCCCTGTCACCTGACGATCTTGCTACCAAGTAA
- a CDS encoding HD domain-containing protein — MISDYRWSEETNGLLMGMDKWRFYSLLVRGQCHEMIQKLLTACGGYQKAIARINLDSIPEPDSQIAREAQLLASVSCKPELYLHCLRTYYFAAMYAQFTGEKPDLELLYVASLMHDIGLTDDFQSQAASNSFAVVGAREAYALAEKYEYGTSWRIALYEAISKHLNPFLSAKQNSIEARSLQKGATLDVIGGYQFLFPKAELAKVHQRYSRDGFKAHILDTMTDIPHHKCSHAGVLCSCGFEGLVDKNPLEK, encoded by the coding sequence ATGATCAGTGATTATCGTTGGAGTGAAGAGACAAATGGGTTACTTATGGGTATGGATAAGTGGCGGTTTTATAGTTTGTTAGTACGTGGGCAATGTCATGAGATGATTCAGAAGCTGTTGACGGCGTGCGGCGGTTACCAAAAAGCGATAGCGCGCATAAACCTTGATAGCATTCCTGAACCTGACAGCCAAATTGCGAGAGAGGCGCAATTGTTGGCAAGTGTCAGTTGTAAGCCCGAGCTCTATCTGCATTGCTTACGCACCTATTATTTTGCTGCCATGTATGCACAGTTTACAGGAGAAAAACCCGACCTAGAGTTGCTCTATGTGGCGTCACTGATGCACGACATCGGGCTAACGGATGACTTTCAATCGCAGGCAGCGTCAAACAGTTTTGCGGTTGTTGGCGCGAGGGAAGCATACGCGTTAGCTGAGAAGTATGAGTACGGTACCTCATGGCGAATTGCCTTATATGAAGCGATTTCCAAGCACTTAAATCCGTTTCTCTCTGCAAAGCAGAACAGCATTGAAGCGCGCAGTTTGCAGAAAGGCGCGACACTGGATGTGATAGGTGGCTATCAATTTCTCTTTCCCAAAGCAGAGTTAGCCAAAGTGCATCAGCGTTACTCTCGTGACGGATTTAAAGCGCATATATTGGATACGATGACAGACATACCACACCATAAGTGCTCTCATGCTGGAGTACTCTGTTCGTGTGGTTTTGAAGGGCTGGTGGATAAAAACCCATTGGAAAAGTAG
- a CDS encoding sugar O-acetyltransferase produces MTEFEKMCQGLDYDAYSPEFDQLRNQAFDLLQKINTRQFEAAKPFVAQLLGSVGEGSIICPPFQCEYGKTITLGTGSFINMGVTMLDNAPITLGNNVLVGPSSQFYTPTHPLDYRQRKKWEITCLPIVIEDDVWIGGNVVICQGVTVGARSVVAAGSVVTRDVPPDTLVGGMPAKPIKDLREINETQ; encoded by the coding sequence GTGACTGAATTTGAAAAGATGTGCCAAGGGCTCGACTATGACGCCTACAGCCCTGAGTTTGATCAACTCCGAAACCAAGCATTCGATCTATTACAGAAGATCAATACGCGCCAGTTTGAGGCCGCCAAACCCTTTGTCGCACAGTTACTCGGGTCGGTTGGCGAAGGCAGTATTATCTGTCCCCCTTTCCAATGTGAATATGGAAAAACGATTACATTGGGCACGGGAAGCTTTATCAATATGGGGGTCACCATGTTAGATAATGCGCCAATTACGCTAGGGAATAACGTCCTCGTCGGGCCAAGTTCGCAATTTTACACCCCGACTCATCCCCTCGATTATCGACAACGCAAGAAATGGGAGATCACCTGTTTACCCATAGTGATCGAAGACGATGTGTGGATAGGCGGTAATGTGGTGATTTGCCAAGGTGTCACGGTTGGCGCACGTTCTGTCGTCGCCGCAGGATCTGTGGTCACGCGTGATGTTCCACCTGACACACTCGTTGGCGGTATGCCTGCCAAGCCAATCAAGGATCTGCGAGAAATCAACGAGACGCAATAA
- the norR gene encoding nitric oxide reductase transcriptional regulator NorR — MNDITVSTLVEMTVGLASGHDNKTRFDRLLDAIRKAIQCDSVVLLSLQGDTLIPMAMQGLTNDTLGRRFVVNEHPRFAEICATTQPVKFAADSPLPDPFDGLLLDHEGDLPMHSCMGLPLRFGEQLLGVLALDSVQPKMFDAISHRTLDVLSAIASSTLQMALNFSQLERQATQAQRQVDSLNEEAWEQKGGEIIGNSEAMQVLKADISVVAPSNFNILIQGETGVGKELVARTLHHNSSIHRQALVYVNCAAIPESLVESELFGHVKGAFTGADKHRLGKFALADGGTLFLDEIGELPLAAQSKILRALQNNEIQPVGQDTIDTVSVRVLAATNRDLKQEVDEGRFRADLYHRLSVYPITVPALRDRDGDIPLLAGFFLEQARRRLGITQIKLNRDALIYLCDYPWPGNVRELEHVINRAALKARARLTESSVVSLTISDIGPLDNLPVPRSNVRQSQQTQPNQHIDVSLGLRAATEQFQKQAIEQSLNQADFNWAKAARLLKTDRANLVRLAKRLGIVLEKTARLVDGSR; from the coding sequence ATGAACGACATTACGGTTTCCACATTGGTCGAAATGACTGTGGGGCTAGCCAGTGGCCATGACAATAAAACGCGTTTTGATCGCTTACTCGATGCCATCAGAAAAGCCATTCAATGTGACAGTGTAGTGCTACTTTCACTGCAAGGAGACACTTTGATACCGATGGCTATGCAAGGGTTAACCAACGACACATTGGGTCGGCGATTTGTTGTTAATGAACACCCCAGATTTGCTGAAATTTGCGCGACAACGCAACCGGTTAAATTTGCTGCAGATTCTCCGCTCCCCGACCCCTTTGACGGTTTGCTCCTTGATCACGAAGGTGACCTACCTATGCATTCATGCATGGGATTACCACTCCGTTTTGGTGAACAGTTACTCGGCGTATTGGCATTGGATAGTGTCCAGCCAAAGATGTTTGATGCCATTTCACACCGCACCTTGGACGTCCTGAGTGCTATCGCGAGTTCAACTCTGCAAATGGCGTTGAATTTCTCTCAACTAGAGAGGCAAGCGACACAGGCGCAGCGACAGGTGGACAGCTTGAATGAAGAGGCATGGGAGCAAAAAGGCGGGGAAATCATAGGCAATAGTGAGGCAATGCAGGTCTTGAAGGCCGATATCAGTGTCGTCGCGCCGTCGAATTTCAATATCCTTATTCAAGGTGAAACTGGCGTAGGTAAAGAACTGGTCGCCCGTACCCTTCACCATAACTCCTCCATACATCGCCAAGCGCTCGTGTACGTAAACTGTGCCGCCATACCCGAGAGTTTGGTTGAGAGCGAACTCTTTGGCCACGTGAAAGGGGCATTTACTGGCGCTGATAAACATCGACTAGGTAAGTTTGCCTTAGCCGATGGCGGGACGCTTTTTCTCGACGAAATAGGCGAACTACCACTCGCTGCGCAAAGCAAAATACTGCGTGCGTTGCAAAACAATGAAATTCAACCCGTAGGACAAGACACCATCGACACCGTGTCCGTAAGAGTGCTTGCCGCCACCAATCGCGATTTAAAACAAGAAGTTGATGAAGGACGTTTTCGCGCTGACTTATATCACAGGCTCAGTGTCTACCCCATTACTGTGCCTGCTCTTCGCGATCGAGACGGTGATATTCCATTGCTCGCGGGTTTCTTTCTAGAGCAGGCACGTCGCAGACTCGGCATCACCCAAATAAAACTCAATCGAGATGCCCTTATCTATCTGTGCGACTATCCATGGCCGGGCAATGTCCGAGAGCTTGAACATGTTATCAATAGAGCAGCGCTGAAAGCGCGCGCGAGACTGACGGAGAGCAGCGTCGTGTCGTTAACGATCAGTGATATTGGTCCACTCGATAACCTGCCTGTTCCCAGAAGTAACGTACGTCAGTCTCAGCAGACACAACCTAATCAACACATAGACGTCTCTCTCGGGTTGCGTGCCGCAACAGAACAGTTTCAAAAACAGGCTATTGAGCAAAGTCTAAACCAAGCAGACTTTAACTGGGCGAAAGCGGCACGTTTACTGAAAACAGATAGAGCAAATTTAGTGCGATTGGCAAAACGGCTCGGCATTGTCCTCGAAAAAACAGCGCGGCTCGTAGATGGATCGCGTTAA
- the hmpA gene encoding NO-inducible flavohemoprotein, which produces MLEERHIDVVKSTIPLLESAGPALTQHFYQRMFDHNPELKDIFNMSHQRTGRQGVALFEAVAAYAKNIDNLGALTTAVERIAHKHTSFNIQAEHYQIVGHHLIETLRELASDAFTKDVEEAWTAAYLFLAKIFIDREGELYLQRRQAVGGWHAARDFVVADKKAESEFVTSFHLRPTDSNAVLDFEPGQYIGLEVKPSNEGYNEIRQYSLSHCPNGSQYRISVKREQNEGHHGVVSNYLHDEVNVGDTVKLHAPAGDFFYVEKSRPVALLSAGVGATPMQAMLHHLAEREKQSVTYLYACKNAAQHTFVSETAEIIAEQDWQQFSWYEEGTGADFNGQMQLGEVQAYLPISDGDFYLCGPMGFMTSVVAQLEALGVTRDRIHYEVFGPHASL; this is translated from the coding sequence ATGTTAGAAGAACGCCATATCGACGTCGTAAAGAGCACGATTCCCCTATTGGAAAGTGCCGGTCCGGCGCTCACGCAGCATTTTTATCAACGCATGTTTGATCATAATCCTGAACTGAAAGACATCTTTAACATGTCTCATCAGCGCACCGGTCGGCAGGGTGTTGCACTGTTCGAAGCCGTCGCGGCATATGCGAAGAATATCGACAACCTAGGCGCATTAACCACCGCAGTGGAGCGTATCGCGCATAAACATACGAGCTTCAATATTCAAGCGGAGCATTATCAGATCGTTGGCCATCACCTCATTGAAACGTTGCGAGAGCTGGCGAGTGATGCCTTTACAAAAGATGTCGAAGAAGCGTGGACTGCCGCGTATCTGTTTTTGGCAAAAATATTTATTGATCGAGAAGGGGAGCTCTATCTGCAGCGAAGACAGGCCGTCGGGGGATGGCATGCCGCACGAGACTTTGTGGTGGCAGATAAGAAAGCTGAATCCGAGTTCGTGACGAGTTTTCACCTTCGCCCAACAGATAGCAACGCCGTTCTCGACTTTGAACCGGGTCAGTACATTGGGCTAGAAGTGAAGCCTAGTAACGAAGGTTACAACGAGATTCGTCAATACTCACTGTCTCACTGTCCGAACGGGTCACAATACCGAATTTCGGTAAAGCGTGAGCAAAATGAAGGTCACCATGGGGTGGTATCTAACTACCTTCATGATGAAGTAAATGTTGGGGATACCGTAAAACTTCACGCACCTGCAGGTGATTTCTTCTATGTTGAAAAATCGCGTCCTGTTGCTTTGCTCTCCGCTGGGGTTGGTGCTACGCCGATGCAAGCCATGTTGCACCATTTGGCCGAGCGTGAAAAGCAATCCGTGACCTATCTGTATGCCTGTAAAAATGCGGCTCAACACACCTTTGTCAGTGAGACGGCTGAGATAATCGCAGAGCAAGACTGGCAGCAGTTTAGTTGGTATGAAGAAGGCACTGGCGCTGACTTTAACGGCCAAATGCAGTTAGGAGAGGTGCAAGCTTACTTGCCGATTAGTGACGGCGATTTTTATCTGTGTGGACCGATGGGCTTCATGACTTCCGTCGTGGCGCAATTAGAAGCGCTCGGCGTGACGCGTGATCGTATTCACTATGAAGTGTTTGGGCCGCACGCCTCGCTATAG
- a CDS encoding LysR family transcriptional regulator, with protein sequence MTNHINHPDLNAIRLFAKVAELKSFTQAAAQLNLTQSGLSRAVARLENQLGITLLHRNTRRLSLTSDGAHFLAQVSPLISELEDAHNALQFRDTQPKGKLKLSAPSAFGKVVLMPIINELLAQYPRLEIDLVLTDRRVNMLEEGFDAVIRSGDIVDERVIAFPLKASRWVTVASAKYLAKHGVPTTPSDLIDHNCLQVRNLASGTCFPWRFCFSGHPLPQPVAGNLILDHGDPLADAATLGMGIAQLMTFFVRDKLAKGELQEILADFAPPAHNLNLLYLPSRQRSAKITVLKEALVTHWGGFEKVKSAS encoded by the coding sequence ATGACTAATCACATTAATCATCCCGATCTCAATGCCATTCGCTTGTTTGCTAAAGTCGCTGAACTTAAGAGTTTTACTCAAGCAGCAGCTCAACTAAACCTGACTCAATCCGGACTATCTCGTGCAGTGGCAAGATTAGAAAATCAACTTGGTATTACCCTGTTACATCGCAACACGCGGCGTTTGTCTCTCACCTCCGATGGTGCACATTTTCTTGCCCAAGTTAGTCCACTCATCAGCGAGTTAGAAGATGCGCATAACGCGCTACAGTTCCGCGACACTCAACCGAAAGGAAAACTGAAACTAAGTGCCCCGTCTGCCTTTGGCAAAGTAGTACTGATGCCGATCATCAACGAACTCTTGGCACAATACCCTCGGCTTGAGATAGATCTTGTCTTGACGGATCGTCGAGTCAATATGCTGGAGGAAGGGTTCGACGCAGTGATTCGCAGCGGTGATATTGTCGATGAACGCGTGATTGCCTTCCCGCTTAAGGCATCGCGCTGGGTCACTGTTGCATCAGCTAAATATTTAGCGAAACACGGTGTGCCGACAACGCCAAGTGACCTTATCGACCACAACTGTTTGCAAGTACGGAATCTCGCGTCGGGGACCTGTTTTCCATGGCGCTTTTGCTTTTCGGGGCATCCGCTTCCCCAGCCTGTCGCCGGAAACTTGATCCTCGATCATGGCGATCCATTAGCGGATGCTGCGACATTAGGTATGGGTATCGCCCAACTCATGACCTTTTTCGTCCGAGACAAACTGGCCAAGGGTGAATTACAAGAAATACTGGCCGACTTTGCGCCGCCTGCACACAACCTTAATTTACTCTATCTTCCCTCTCGACAACGTTCTGCGAAGATTACTGTATTGAAGGAAGCTTTAGTGACGCATTGGGGTGGATTCGAAAAGGTTAAAAGCGCCTCTTAA